A stretch of Apostichopus japonicus isolate 1M-3 chromosome 9, ASM3797524v1, whole genome shotgun sequence DNA encodes these proteins:
- the LOC139974088 gene encoding uncharacterized protein, with protein sequence MQRPKRHQSSPFQDAVQHCRSGQDRDGFAVKFIDNNIGSGVFTTKPFPCGSFLLEYSGEHVSREEGERREDSYPDSYGSFLFFYGKHKCIDATFSTNFGRMVNDAEPKKANCVMRPIFVDGTIRLCLFSNKLLNENEELRYDYGLRDLPWRKKMAYVSTTSDKQHMGKSTPEAPKAKHNESGQWGPLEGETAGLESRSSVQEKEGQGSTIVDTSDKQSTGKSATREAPTAIATLDLNQKRNIEANFSDVESGCLGPLEGETAGLESRSSEQEKKGQSSTIADTSDKQSTGKSATREAPTAIATLDLNQKQNIEANFSDVESGCWGPLEGETAGLESRSSVQEKEGHGLTIADTSDKQSTGKSATREAPTAIATLDLNQKPNIEANFRDVESGCWGPSERETGGLESRSSVQEKEGQGSTIVDTSDKQSTGKSATREAPTAIATLDLNQRQNIEANFSDVESGCWGPLEGETAGLESRSSEQEKEGQGSTIVDTSDKQSTGKSATREAPTAIATLDLNQKQNIEANFSDVESGCWGPSERETAGLESRSSEQERKSHWSSIVDTSDKQSKSSTRAACPSLVADYGSTDDESVSDGGITEAPFLCYHQKELSDSGSECWDSDSDVRDPDYRYTGNQSESDSDESIVIPVFHFHPYCGKAKDCKSAEADTPSTSEADEPTCSRTADHPSNVTGPSSSLMHESRKYSAPKRRCPFCDKYQTKLSRHIRVKHKDQAKVTEALDAPKPDRLAMFNGFKKDGILKANKEEAKKVNPVYQKERAFRTGSGKIVMCPNCSGFFSRRFIGRHTKICCKESGQEKAFVPISLLEQLDSKDESFILDILAKLRDDEVGLMCRNDSVITTVGKRLWQQNKLKADKKTEVRKSVMTSMRRLSSLYLLFLKQREELGPIQQIDKNAADMILRSNFNHLESAIAVYSTKGDRDSTDDLKHGLKAALYYLIKKAGKILKGTYLINDQDARADAVDKFMHVFEMNHNFIFGDASYAMQKNRNEKLRRPETLPLEEDVAAVRQYAIERMASIVEAPFLVFDSHAYIELRDLLVCRLTLFNARRGGEPCRLRLKEWSDADNNVWINQKDVEKLDKLDKAVANNLKVAYQTGKGNKHLVPILLPSDTIEPMRKIALKENRATAGISNGNPYVFASTQNSISHVSGWHAVNAVCTKLNVQRIDLLTATKNRHRVSTMYAALEIPENERRFFYSHMGHSKETNQDIYQAPLALMEIIKVGRTLHQIDGGADLPDTTTDNTCEASQSRPSTGK encoded by the exons ATGCAGAGACCAAAGAGACACCAGTCCTCACCATTTCAAGATGCAGTGCAACACTGCCGATCTGGCCAAGACAGAGATGGATTTGCTgttaaatttattgataataaCATAG GTTCTGGAGTCTTCACTACAAAACCTTTTCCATGTGGGTCATTTCTGCTGGAATATTCAGGGGAACATGTCTCCCGAGAAGAAGGAGAAAGGCGGGAGGATTCCTACCCTGATAGCTAtggcagttttcttttcttttatggcAAGCACAAATG CATTGATGCAACATTCTCAACGAATTTTGGGAGAATGGTAAATGACGCAGAGCCAAAGAAGGCCAATTGTGTAATGCGCCCAATTTTTGTCGATGGAACAATAAGACTCTGCTTGTTTTCAAATAAACTTCTAAATGAAAATGAGGAGCTGCGATATGACTATGGTTTGCGGGACCTACCTTGGCGCAAGAAGATGGCCTATGTGTCAACCACATCTGACAAACAGCACATGGGCAAGTCAACGCCTGAAGCTCCTAAGGCAAAGCACAATGAAAGTGGGCAATGGGGTCCTCTGGAAGGAGAAACAGCTGGACTTGAAAGCAGGTCATCCGTGCAAGAGAAAGAAGGTCAAGGTTCGACCATAGTGGACACATCTGACAAACAAAGCACAGGCAAGTCTGCAACACGAGAAGCTCCAACAGCCATTGCTACTCTGGATTTAAACCAAAAACGAAACATTGAAGCTAACTTCAGCGACGTTGAAAGTGGGTGTTTGGGTCCTCTGGAAGGAGAAACAGCTGGACTTGAAAGCAGGTCATCCGAGCAAGAGAAAAAAGGTCAAAGTTCGACCATAGCGGACACATCTGACAAACAAAGCACAGGCAAGTCTGCAACACGAGAAGCTCCAACAGCCATTGCTACTCTGGatttaaaccaaaaacaaaacattgaagcTAACTTCAGCGACGTTGAAAGTGGGTGTTGGGGTCCTCTGGAAGGAGAAACAGCTGGACTTGAAAGCAGGTCATCCGTGCAAGAGAAAGAAGGTCATGGGTTGACCATAGCGGACACATCTGACAAACAAAGCACAGGCAAGTCTGCAACACGAGAAGCTCCAACAGCCATTGCTACTCTGGATTTAaaccaaaaaccaaacattgaaGCTAACTTCAGGGACGTTGAAAGTGGGTGTTGGGGTCCTTCAGAGAGAGAAACAGGTGGACTTGAAAGCAGGTCATCCGTGCAAGAGAAAGAAGGTCAAGGTTCGACCATAGTGGACACATCTGACAAACAAAGCACAGGCAAGTCTGCAACACGAGAAGCTCCAACAGCCATTGCTACTCTGGATTTAAACCAAAGACAAAACATTGAAGCTAACTTCAGCGACGTTGAAAGTGGGTGTTGGGGTCCTCTGGAAGGAGAAACAGCTGGACTTGAAAGCAGGTCATCCGAGCAAGAGAAAGAAGGTCAAGGTTCGACCATAGTGGACACATCTGACAAACAAAGCACAGGCAAGTCTGCAACACGAGAAGCTCCAACAGCCATTGCTACTCTGGatttaaaccaaaaacaaaacattgaagcTAACTTCAGCGACGTTGAAAGTGGGTGTTGGGGTCCTTCAGAGAGAGAAACAGCTGGACTTGAAAGCAGGTCATCCGAGCAAGAGAGAAAAAGTCATTGGTCGTCCATAGTTGACACATCTGACAAACAAAGCAAGTCCTCAACAAGAGCAGCATGTCCATCACTTGTAGCAGATTATGGAAGCACAGACGATGAGAGTGTTTCTGATGGTGGAATTACTGAGGCCCCCTTTCTGTGCTACCACCAGAAAGAGCTCTCTGATTCTGGTTCAGAATGTTGGGACTCTGATAGTGACGTGCGAGATCCAGATTATCGATACACTGGCAATCAATCAGAAAGTGATTCAGATGAGAGTATAGTTATTccagtttttcattttcatcctTACTGCGGTAAGGCTAAAGACTGTAAATCTGCAGAAGCTGATACACCATCCACGAGTGAAGCCGATGAGCCCACCTGTAGTAGGACAGCTGATCATCCTTCCAATgtaacaggaccttcctctagtttGATGCATGAAAGTCGCAAGTACAGTGCACCTAAGAGACGGTGCCCGTTCTGTgataaatatcaaacaaagCTGTCAAGACATATCCGTGTTAAACACAAAGATCAGGCAAAAGTAACTGAAGCATTAGATGCACCGAAACCAGACCGCTTAGCTATGTTCAATGGATTCAAGAAAGATGGCATCCTTAAAGCCAATAAGGAGGAAGCAAAGAAAGTGAACCCAGTTTACCAGAAAGAAAGAGCTTTCCGGACTGGGAGTGGAAAGATTGTAATGTGTCCAAACTGCAGTGGATTTTTCAGTCGAAGGTTCATTGGTAGGCACACCAAAATCTGTTGTAAAGAGTCAGGCCAGGAAAAGGCCTTTGTCCCCATAAGCCTGCTTGAACAACTAGACAGCAAAGATGAAAGCTTCATTCTTGACATTCTTGCAAAACTGAGAGATGATGAGGTTGGCCTGATGTGCCGAAATGATTCAGTAATTACGACAGTGGGTAAGAGACTTTGGCAACAGAACAAACTCAAAGCAGACAAGAAGACAGAAGTGCGAAAAAGTGTTATGACTTCTATGAGACGTTTGTCGAGTCTCTACCTGCTCTTTCTCAAGCAGAGGGAAGAACTAGGTCCCATACAGCAGATTGATAAAAATGCTGCAGACATGATTCTTAGATCCAACTTCAATCACTTAGAGAGTGCCATAGCAGTCTACAGCACAAAGGGGGATAGGGATAGTACTGATGATTTGAAGCATGGCTTAAAAGCTGCCTTATATTACTTGATAAAGAAGGCAGGCAAGATCCTAAAGGGAACATATCTTATCAATGACCAAGATGCAAGAGCAGATGCCGTAGACAAGTTCATGCATGTGTTTGAGATGAAtcacaacttcatatttggGGATGCCAGCTATGCCATGcagaaaaacagaaatgaaaaactGAGAAGGCCAGAGACTTTGCCACTTGAGGAAGACGTAGCAGCTGTTCGGCAGTATGCTATTGAAAGAATGGCATCAATTGTTGAGGCACCTTTCTTGGTTTTCGACAGCCATGCATACATTGAATTGAGAGATCTTCTGGTGTGTAGGCTTACTCTTTTTAACGccagaaggggaggggaacctTGCCGGTTGCGCCTAAAAGAATGGAGTGATGCTGACAACAATGTATGGATAAACCAAAAAGATGTAGAAAAACTTGACAAGCTTGACAAAGCAGTAGCAAACAACCTGAAAGTTGCCTACCAAACAGGCAAGGGAAATAAGCATCTAGTGCCAATCCTGCTCCCATCCGATACTATCGAACCGATGAGAAAGATTGCACTTAAAGAGAACAGAGCAACGGCTGGCATCAGCAATGGCAATCCGTACGTTTTTGCAAGCACGCAGAATTCTATCAGTCATGTGTCAGGCTGGCATGCTGTTAATGCAGTCTGCACGAAGCTGAATGTTCAGAGAATAGATCTTCTGACAGCAACCAAAAACCGTCATCGTGTCAGCACCATGTATGCCGCATTAGAGATACCAGAAAATGAAAGGAGGTTCTTCTACAGTCATATGGGGCACTCTAAGGAAACAAACCAAGACATATATCAGGCACCACTGGCTCTGATGGAGATCATCAAAGTTGGAAGAACTCTACACCAGATTGATG GTGGTGCAGATCTGCCTGACACAACGACAGACAACACCTGTGAAGCTAGTCAAAGTCGACCATCTACTGGTAAGTAG